Within the Opitutaceae bacterium TAV5 genome, the region ATTGGTGCCGCTGATCGTGAGCCAGAGCACGATGGCAAAGGCGATGCCCATGACCGGAAAACCGGTCCACGGACCGGTGAGCAGGGCGTCGAGGCGATTTTGCAGGTCGAGGCGACGGGAGGCGCCCTTGCGCGCGACGGCGCGGCCGACGATGCGCGCGGTCTCGGCATAGATGGCCTCGGTGAGGCGGTCCTGATAATTGGAGGGGAGTTTCCAGCGGATGGCCTCGGCAGCGGCCACGATGGCGGCGGCTTCGCCGCCCGGTTCAGGGTTCAGGGTTTGGGGTTTGGAGTTTGTTGTCGATTGTGGAGTCGGGAGGCCGGGGGGAGTGGCGAGTTCGTCGAAACCCTGAACGCGGGATTCGGAACTCTGGACACTGAACTCCGAACCCTGAACGATCACCGCCGCGTTAGCGGCGGCGGCGGTGACAAGGTCGGCGATGGAGCGGTCGCCTTCGAGCAGGCGCAGGCCGATCCATTCGGGATGGGCGAGAGCGGGGAAGTTTTTTTTCAGACGCGCGGTGATGTCGTCGAGCGCCTCGCGCAGGCCGGGAACCTCGAGCCGGAGACGGTAGGGTTTGCAGGTGACGGCGCCGGTGGCGACCGCGTGGATTTCGGCGAGGAGCGCATCGATGCCCTCGCCGCCGCGCGCGGCGCAGGGGACGACCGGGATGCCGAGGTCGGCGGCGAGGCGGCGGGCGTCGATGACGAGGTTGTGCGCGCGGGCCTCGTCCATGAGGTTGAGGCAGAGCACCGCGCGTTCGGTGATCTGGAGCACCTGGAGGACGAGGTTGAGGTTGCGCTCCAGGGAGGAGGCGTCGACGACGATGACGGTGACGTCGGGCTGGCCAAAGAGGATAAACTCGCGGGCGACGGTTTCGTCGGGGCTGGCGGAACGGAGCGAGTAGGTGCCGGGGAGATCGACAATCTTGTAACGACGGTCCGAATACGCAAAACCGCCTTCGGCGCGGGCGATGGTCTTGCCGGGCCAGTTGCCGGTGTGCTGGCGCAGGCCGGTGAGGCGGTTGAACACGGTGCTCTTGCCGGTGTTGGGGTTGCCGGCCAGGGCGATGACGCTGTCCCACTTGTCGAGGTTGACGCCGAGCCGTTCAAGGCCCGCGCGCGGGGCGGAAGCACAGGTGGAGCAGGCGGATGGCGGACAGGCGGAGGACATTCGGAAAATGCTGAAAACTGAAATGCTGAAACGCTGAAATGAAGTGAGCGATGTGGTGTGTGAGGATTGGTTGGGTCGAACGATGTTCCGGTTGCCTGGAGGTCCGGATTTCAGCCTTTCAGCGCGTCAGCGTTTCCGGGCGCCGGTTTCGGCTCTGCCGCCACCAGCACCTGGTCGGCCTGTTCGCGGCGGAGGGCGACGAGGGTGCCGCGGACGCGGAAGGCGGCCGGACCTTGGAAGGGGCTTTGCAGGGCGTACTCGATGCGGCTGCCGGGCACAAAACCGAGATCGAGCAGGCGCGAGCGTTCCGCCCCGATGCAGCCGGGAAGGAGGAGGAGCACGTCGGCACTGCCGCCGGGGCCGATGTCGGAAAGGCGGCAGGCTCCGGCGGGGACGGGTTTTTCGGAATCGAGCGGCGGGCGGACGCGGACCATGGCGGCGAGTTCCAGCGGCAGGTCAAACTTGCGGGCCTCGATGGTGAGGCGGCAGCCGGCGGGGTGGATGTCGTGGAGGGTGAAACGCATGCCGGCATAGACGCCGGCGCGCGCGAGCCGGGCGAAGAGGGCGGGGGGCTCGTCCTCGACGTGGTCGATCACACCGCGGGTCTCCGGCGTCCAGGAGAGCAGGGGGCGGCCGCCGGCGCCGGGCCAGTGGCCCTCGCGGGTGGGAATGGGGTCGCCGTGCGGGTCGAAGCGCGGGTTGTCGAGCCGGTCGGCGAGGCGGTTGACTTCGTCGCGCGAGAGACGGTGTTCGGCGGTATGGGCAAGCTCGTGCCAGCGTTCGGGTTGCAGCCCGGATTCGCGGGCGAGCCGGGTTTCCACGAGCCGGTGCGCGCGCATGATGAGGAGCGCGATCTCGCGACCGGCCGGGAGGAGCCCCCGGCCGCCGCTGCCGGCGGGCGTGGGGCGGGTGGCGGCGGCGTTGTCGCCGGTGGCGACGAGTCCGGCCTCGCGGGCGCGGGCAAGGGCGTGGAGCACGGCCTCGCGCGAGGCGCCGGTGAGGCCGGCAAGGCGTTCGTCGGAAGCGGTCTGCTGGTGGTATTCGCATTCCAGCATGGCGCGCAGCACATCCTCGACGGTTTCACGGTCGGTGTGCTTCCAGGCCTGCATGGAGGCGGGAAGTCCGGACGTCTCGGAACTGTCGTTGCTGCGGGATGGAGGCATCGCCATGGCGGGTCGGCTCTCGGAAGTGGTCAATCGTTGGAGGAAAGAAAGCTGCGCAGCGTATTTGTGCAACGGTGATCCGCAGGAGTCGCATCCGGCGTGGCATGGCACCGGCGGCGACGTCCGCATTGACCTCGCGAATGCATCCGGCCACGTTGCCGGTCATGGCATCCTCCCTCTTCCCGGACATTGTTTCCACCGTCGGTAACACCCCGCTCATCAAGCTCGGCCGCATGGCGGCAAAGCTGCCGGGGACGATTTATGTGAAAAACGAATTCATGAATCCGTGTTCCAGCGTGAAGGACCGGATCGGCCGCGCGATGATCGAAGCGGCGGAAAAGGAGGGCAAGGTGGGGCCGGAGAGCGTCATCGTGGAGCCGACGTCGGGCAACACCGGGATCGCCCTGGCCTTCGTCTGTGCCCAGCGCGGTTACAAGCTCATCCTGACGATGCCGGAGACGATGTCGCTGGAGCGCCGCGTGCTGCTCCGGATGCTCGGGGCCGAACTCGTTCTCACGCCGGCCTCGGAGGGCATGCCGGGCGCCATCGCCAAGGCCAACGCCATCCTCGCGCAACACGGCGAGCGCGGCTACATGCCGCAGCAGTTTGAAAACCCGGCCAACCCCGAGATCCATCGCCGCACCACGGCCGAGGAAATCTGGGAAGCCACCGGCGGCAACGTGGATGCCTTCGTGGCCGGCGTGGGCACGGGCGGCACGATCACGGGTGTGGCGGAAGTCATCAAGTCGCGTCGCAAGATGCGCGCCATCGCGGTGGAGCCGGCGGCGAGCCCGGTGCTCGCGGGCGGCAAGGCCGGCCGTCACGTGATCCAGGGCATCGGCGCCGGATTCGTGCCGAAGAACTGCAACACCTCGATCATCGACGAGATCATCGCCGTGACCGACGACGATGCGCTCAACACCGCCCGCCAGCTTGCCGTGCAGGAGGGCATCCTCGGGGGCATCTCGACGGGTGCGAATGTCTGGGCGGCGTTGCAGGTGGCGGCGCGCCCCGACTTCGAGGGCAAGGCGATCGTGACCGTCGCCTGCAGTTGCGGCGAACGCTACATCTCGACCGCGCTGGCCGAGCGGGCGTGGCAGGAAGTGCGGGTGTGAATTTTCACGGAGCGGGCCCACGAAACACACGAAAGGACACGAAAAAAATACCGGTCATACGGGGAGGAATGTTGACCGGAGGCACGTCCTGTCAGTCAGCCGCAGCCAGACCGTTTTCCGGGTTTCCGGTTTTTTGATCTTTTTGATTTTTCGTGTCCTTTCGTGTGTTTCGTGGGCTATATTCCGGACCGATCATCATGAGCAAAAAAATCGGTGTTCTCGGACTCGGCATCATCGGCGGCATCTGGGCTCGCCACTATCACGCGGCCGGCATTCTTGCCGGCGCATGGAACCGCACCCCGCAGCCGGATTTCCCGCAATGGCGCGACACGCCCGAAGCGGTGGCGGCGGCCGCCGACATCGTGCAGATCGTCGTGGCCGATCCTCCGGCCGTGCAGGGCGTGATCGACCGCATCCTGCCCGCGCTCGGGCCGGGCAAGGTCGTCGTCCAGTCGAGCACGATCGACCCCGACAGCAGCACGCGTTTCCGCGACCGGGTCGCGGCCACCGGGGCGCGCTACCTCGAAGCGCCGTTCACCGGCAGCAAGCCGGCGGCGGAGGAGCGCAAGACGGTCTTTTATCTCGGCGGCGACGCAGCGCTGATCGCCGAACTGGAGCCGGTGCTCTCCCTCGTATCGGCCACGCGACTACACATCGGCGACAACCGGCAGGCCACGATCCTGAAACTCGCGATGAACCTCAATCTTGCGATCCAGATGGAGGGCATTTCGGAGGCGCTCACGCTCGCCCGCCGGGGCGGCATCGGCGACGACACGTTTTTCGGCGCGCTCGCGCGCAATGTCGGCCATTCCGGCCTCGTGACGCTCAAGGAGCCAAAATTGCGCGCGGGGGATTTCGCCCCGCAGTTTTCCGTGAAACACATGCACAAGGACATGCGGCTGGCCGCCGGCACGGCGGAGGCGGCGGGCTTTCCGCTGCTGGCCGCGGTGCGCGCCCGGCTGGCCGAGGCGGAGGCGCGCGGCTGGGCGGACGACGATTTTGCGTCGCTGATCCGGCTGCTCGGGTAATTGCGGACCGGCGCACCTCCGGCAGGTGCGGCATTGCAGGGCGGGCGTTTTTCGCGCAACACCAACCGCCAACAGCTACACTCATGTCCGCGATCCCACCTGCCACCCACGCCGTCACCGCCTGGTTTCCGACGCTCATCTATCACACGCCGTTGCAGAAAAACGGCCTCGCCCGGCTCAACGACGAACTCGCCGACGAATGCGGGCGCCTGCGGGAATTCGACGACGCGGGCCGGAAATGGTCCGAAAAAAACTACCCCGGCGGCTACACCAGCTACGCCTCGATGAACGAGCTTCACCATTTTTCCAGCACGTTCACCGACCTCGAAAAAAAGATCGGCCGCCATGTGCGCGCCTACGCGAAGGCGCTCCATTTCGACCTGCGCGGGCGGGAGGTTTTCATGACCGATTGCTGGGTGAATATCATGCCGCCGACCGCAGCGCATTCGCTTCACCTGCATCCGCTTTCGTTTATCAGCGGCACCTATTACGTGCGCACGCCGGCCGGCTGCCCGGGGCTCAAGTTCGAAGACCCGCGGCTCGACCGTTTCATGGCCGCGCCCCCCCGGCTCGCCAGCGCGCCGCCCGCGCAACGGCCCCACCCTACGTTCGCCGCGCAAGCCGGCGACGTGATCCTGTTCGAGAGCTGGCTCCGCCACGAGGTCGCCGCCAACCGCAGTGACGACGAACGCATCAGCATCAGTTTCAACTACGCCTGGCGCTGAGCGCCTTGCGGGTCTTCCGCAAAATCTTCGACATTTGTCCGCCGCCCGTTTTCCTCGGACGGTTTCCACGCATGAAGAAGACATTCTACATCACGACCGCGATCGACTATGTGAACGGTTCGCCGCACCTCGGCCATGCCTACGAGAAGGTGCTGACGGACGTTATTGCACGGTTCCGGCGCGCGATGGGAGACCGGGTGTATTTCCTCACCGGCGTGGACGAGCACGGCCAGAAGGTCCAGCAAAGCGCCCGGAAACGCGGCATTTCGCCGCAGCAACTGTGCGACGAGGTCTCCGAAGAATTCCGCACCCTGTGTGCCAAACTCGAAATCTCCAACGACGATTTCATCCGCACCACCGAGCCGCGTCACAAGAAAGTCGTCCGTGAGCTCCTGCAAAAACTCCATGACAAGGGCGAAATCTATAAAGCGGAGTACAAGGGTTTTTATTCCACGCGCCAGGAGCAGTTTTTACAGGAAAAGGACCGCAACCCCGACGGCACCTGGCCGGAGATTTTCGGCGACGTCACGGAAATCACCGAGAGCAACTATTTCTTCAAGCTGCGCGCTTACCAGGACTGGCTGGTCGATTTCCTCAGGACCAACGAGGATTTTGTGTTCCCGCGCTACCGGCAGAAGCAGGTGCTGGAGTTTCTGGCCGAGCCGCTCAACGACCTCTGCATCTCGCGTCCGAAGGACCGTCTCGAATGGGGCATCCCGTTGCCGTTCGACGAGGATTTTGTGACCTACGTGTGGTTCGACGCGCTGGTCAACTACTACTCCGCCGTGATCGACAAGCCGGGCGTGTGGCCGGCCGATTTCCACGTCATCGGCAAGGACATCCTCGTGCCGCCGCACGCCGTTTACTGGCCGATCATGCTGAAGGCGCTCGGCGTGGAGCCGCCGCGCTCGCTGCTGGCCCACGGCTGGTGGTCGATCAACGGCAGCAAGATGTCCAAGAGCACCGGCAACTTCGTCGAGCCGGTGAGTTTCGCCGACCAGTACGGCGTCGATGCGCTGCGCTATTTTCTCATCCGCGAGATGAGCGTGGGGCAGGACAGCGATTTCTCGCTCCAGCAGTTCCTCGCCCGTTACAACGCCGAACTGGCCAACAACCTCGGCAACCTCGTCAACCGCACGCTCAACATGACCAACCGCTTCGCCGGCGGCGTGATTCCGGCGGCGGCCCCTGACGGAGCGGACGGACTCGACGCTGCCGCGCTCGCGCCCGAGACCGAGTTGAAAACGCTTTGGGAGAAAACGCGTGCCGAAGTGATCGAGTTGAGCGAAGGCTTCCAGTTCCACATCGCGCTGGAGCGTACCTTCGGCTTCATCACCGCGACCAACCGCTACGTCGAGCAGCGTGCGCCGTGGAAACTCGGCAAGTCCGCCGAAGCGGCCGATCAGGCCCTGCTGCGCACCTCGCTCGCCACCATGGCCGAGGCGCTGCGCCTGGGCGTGACGCTGCTCGTCACCGTGATGCCCGCGACGGTCGAAAAGGTGTACGGTGTCCTCGGATACAAACCGGCGGCCGGACCTGAAGGCGCCGCCGGCGCCGGCTGGCGTGACGAACTCGTGTGGGGCGATCGCCTCACCGGCTCGAAGGTGGCCGAGACGGCGATCCTGTTCCCGCGGCCGCAGACGGATGCGAAATCGAAGTGACCGGGTTAACCCGGAAATTAACCACAGAGGCACGAAGACACGGAGGTACTCACCAAGGGGAAACGTCTAAAGGGAGGTTTTAAAAATTAACCGCGAAGGACGCGAAGGATGCGAAGACCAGAAAAATTGAGACATTGGCACTTGGCGCTCTTCGCGTCCTTCGCGGTAAAAAAGGAATTTCAGGAGTTCCCTTGGCGTCCGGGCTTCGTGCCTCTGTGTCTCTGTGGTTAATTCCGTTTCGGAGATTCGCAAAATGACCATCCTCCCGATCCATCCCGCCGAGAATGCCACGCCGGAGGCGCTGGGAGCGTTTCTCGCGCAATGCCGGGAGATGGCGGCGCGCGATGGCCGGGCGAAGCTGGTGAGCATTTCGCTGGCGGTGGATGCGCTCGATCCGCTGGCGGTGCTGGAGTCGATTTTCGAGCCGGACGAACCGCATTTTTATACGGAGCGTCCGGGGATGGAGAGCGCGATCGCCGGAGCGGAGATCGCGGTCGCGTACACGGCGCACGGGCCGGAACGCTTCGCGCAGGTGCAGCGCTTTATCGACGACACACTGGCGCACACAATCGCGGTGGGCGATGTGGAAGCGCCCTTCGGCGGACCGCATTTTTTCACGACGTTCACGTTTCACGACGAGGTGGAGGCGGGCGAGCCGTTTGCCGCCGCGCATGTCTTCGTGCCACGCTGGCAGGTGGCGCGGGCCGGCGGGGTGACGACCGCCGTGGCCAACCTGCTGGTCGCGCCCGATGCCGATCTCGCCGCGCTCACGGAACGCGTCTGGCGGGCACACGGGAAGTTTGCGAATTTCGAATACCGGGTGGAGAGGCAAGGCGCGTGGCACGGGCTTCCAGCCCGTGTTCAGGAAAGTGGCACGGGCATCCTGCCCGTGAGCGTTGCCTCTCCGCGTGGCACGGGCTTCCAGCCCGTGTCTTCCGAGGTCGATACCCGTCAGGGAGCCTATCTGCCACACTGGACGAGAGACGGCGGATTCTACGCCGTAACCTTCCGTCTTGGCGACGCACTTCCGGTCCATGTCGTGGCGGCATGGCAAGAGGAACGGAACGACATCGTGGCCCGTGCCCGACAGCAAGGACGGGAGCTTTCCGACTCCGAACAGGAACGACTGGCCCATCTTTATTCGGAACGAATCGAAGCATTTCTCGATTCGGGCGCGGGCGAATGCCATTTACGAAATCCCCGGATTGCAGACTTGGTCCGGGAGACACTGCTGCATTTTGCGGGCAAGCGTTATGAACTTCATGCGTGGAGCATCATGCCCAATCATGTGCATGTGGTGTTACGAGTGCATGAGGGTTATCATCTGAACGACATCCTGCATTCATGGAAATCCTTTACATCAAACAGGGCGAATCGGCTTCTCGGACGAAAGGGTGAGTTTTGGCAACCCGAGTATTACGATCACCTGATTCGTGACGAAGCAGACTATCAGCATGCAGTACGGTACGCGCTGGAGAATCCGGAGAAGGGGGGACTTCGTGAATGGCCTTGGGTTGGTGGCATGACGTGGCACGGGCATCCTGCCCGTGGACGGGAAAGTGGCACGGGCATCCTGCCCGTGAGCGTTGCCTCTCCGCATCCCGCTCCTGGACGGCGCTCTGCGCCGCCGGAACTTCATGGGCAAGATGCCCATGCCACGCCGGAATCACGGGCTGGAAGCCCGTGCCACTTTCCGGACACGGGCTGGAAGCCCGTGCCACCTTCCGGACACGGGCTGGAAGCCCGTG harbors:
- a CDS encoding methionyl-tRNA synthetase; amino-acid sequence: MKKTFYITTAIDYVNGSPHLGHAYEKVLTDVIARFRRAMGDRVYFLTGVDEHGQKVQQSARKRGISPQQLCDEVSEEFRTLCAKLEISNDDFIRTTEPRHKKVVRELLQKLHDKGEIYKAEYKGFYSTRQEQFLQEKDRNPDGTWPEIFGDVTEITESNYFFKLRAYQDWLVDFLRTNEDFVFPRYRQKQVLEFLAEPLNDLCISRPKDRLEWGIPLPFDEDFVTYVWFDALVNYYSAVIDKPGVWPADFHVIGKDILVPPHAVYWPIMLKALGVEPPRSLLAHGWWSINGSKMSKSTGNFVEPVSFADQYGVDALRYFLIREMSVGQDSDFSLQQFLARYNAELANNLGNLVNRTLNMTNRFAGGVIPAAAPDGADGLDAAALAPETELKTLWEKTRAEVIELSEGFQFHIALERTFGFITATNRYVEQRAPWKLGKSAEAADQALLRTSLATMAEALRLGVTLLVTVMPATVEKVYGVLGYKPAAGPEGAAGAGWRDELVWGDRLTGSKVAETAILFPRPQTDAKSK
- a CDS encoding iron dependent repressor, whose protein sequence is MAMPPSRSNDSSETSGLPASMQAWKHTDRETVEDVLRAMLECEYHQQTASDERLAGLTGASREAVLHALARAREAGLVATGDNAAATRPTPAGSGGRGLLPAGREIALLIMRAHRLVETRLARESGLQPERWHELAHTAEHRLSRDEVNRLADRLDNPRFDPHGDPIPTREGHWPGAGGRPLLSWTPETRGVIDHVEDEPPALFARLARAGVYAGMRFTLHDIHPAGCRLTIEARKFDLPLELAAMVRVRPPLDSEKPVPAGACRLSDIGPGGSADVLLLLPGCIGAERSRLLDLGFVPGSRIEYALQSPFQGPAAFRVRGTLVALRREQADQVLVAAEPKPAPGNADALKG
- a CDS encoding oxidoreductase, which gives rise to MSKKIGVLGLGIIGGIWARHYHAAGILAGAWNRTPQPDFPQWRDTPEAVAAAADIVQIVVADPPAVQGVIDRILPALGPGKVVVQSSTIDPDSSTRFRDRVAATGARYLEAPFTGSKPAAEERKTVFYLGGDAALIAELEPVLSLVSATRLHIGDNRQATILKLAMNLNLAIQMEGISEALTLARRGGIGDDTFFGALARNVGHSGLVTLKEPKLRAGDFAPQFSVKHMHKDMRLAAGTAEAAGFPLLAAVRARLAEAEARGWADDDFASLIRLLG
- a CDS encoding cysteine synthase, with product MASSLFPDIVSTVGNTPLIKLGRMAAKLPGTIYVKNEFMNPCSSVKDRIGRAMIEAAEKEGKVGPESVIVEPTSGNTGIALAFVCAQRGYKLILTMPETMSLERRVLLRMLGAELVLTPASEGMPGAIAKANAILAQHGERGYMPQQFENPANPEIHRRTTAEEIWEATGGNVDAFVAGVGTGGTITGVAEVIKSRRKMRAIAVEPAASPVLAGGKAGRHVIQGIGAGFVPKNCNTSIIDEIIAVTDDDALNTARQLAVQEGILGGISTGANVWAALQVAARPDFEGKAIVTVACSCGERYISTALAERAWQEVRV
- a CDS encoding iron transporter FeoB, translating into MSSACPPSACSTCASAPRAGLERLGVNLDKWDSVIALAGNPNTGKSTVFNRLTGLRQHTGNWPGKTIARAEGGFAYSDRRYKIVDLPGTYSLRSASPDETVAREFILFGQPDVTVIVVDASSLERNLNLVLQVLQITERAVLCLNLMDEARAHNLVIDARRLAADLGIPVVPCAARGGEGIDALLAEIHAVATGAVTCKPYRLRLEVPGLREALDDITARLKKNFPALAHPEWIGLRLLEGDRSIADLVTAAAANAAVIVQGSEFSVQSSESRVQGFDELATPPGLPTPQSTTNSKPQTLNPEPGGEAAAIVAAAEAIRWKLPSNYQDRLTEAIYAETARIVGRAVARKGASRRLDLQNRLDALLTGPWTGFPVMGIAFAIVLWLTISGTNVPSALLGDLFLGKVYPFLHNVAHAHLWSWLAGLLVDGVYLATAWVVSVMLPPMAIFFPIFTMLEDFGYLPRVAFNLDRLFQRVGAHGKQSLTMAMGYGCNAAGVIAARVIDSPRERLIAIITNNFALCNGRWPTQILIATIFLGALAPAGLAGFTATAAVFGVAVLGFVLALLSSWLLSRTVLRGVASTFSLELPPYRPPNILRTLYTSLIDRTLFVLWRAIVFAAPAGAVIWLVSNVAIGNQSLAAWLVEGLDPFGWFLGLNGVILLAYVIAIPANEIVIPTVLMLTVLVTGHAAPGGEAGVLFETDNDSVKTLLTHAGWTVLTGVNLMLFSLCHNPCSTTIYTIYKETRSVKWTALATFMPVVIGFVLCAAVALAWRLLQ
- a CDS encoding isochorismate synthase produces the protein MTILPIHPAENATPEALGAFLAQCREMAARDGRAKLVSISLAVDALDPLAVLESIFEPDEPHFYTERPGMESAIAGAEIAVAYTAHGPERFAQVQRFIDDTLAHTIAVGDVEAPFGGPHFFTTFTFHDEVEAGEPFAAAHVFVPRWQVARAGGVTTAVANLLVAPDADLAALTERVWRAHGKFANFEYRVERQGAWHGLPARVQESGTGILPVSVASPRGTGFQPVSSEVDTRQGAYLPHWTRDGGFYAVTFRLGDALPVHVVAAWQEERNDIVARARQQGRELSDSEQERLAHLYSERIEAFLDSGAGECHLRNPRIADLVRETLLHFAGKRYELHAWSIMPNHVHVVLRVHEGYHLNDILHSWKSFTSNRANRLLGRKGEFWQPEYYDHLIRDEADYQHAVRYALENPEKGGLREWPWVGGMTWHGHPARGRESGTGILPVSVASPHPAPGRRSAPPELHGQDAHATPESRAGSPCHFPDTGWKPVPPSGHGLEARATLRISDVGDYRAAVARGLERIAAGEFQKIVLARARDVVAAEPLHPLRVLNALRQRFPDCYAFSAANGRGQSFIGASPERLVRVSQGVLETEALAGSAPRGAGASEDAAAGGALLRSEKDRREQRLVLDSILRRLAPLGLRAEYPDTPGLRRLANVQHLHTPVRAVLPDGVRLLDALARLHPTPAVGGSPREAAVARIRELEGFPRGLYAGALGWINARGGGEFFVGLRSALVDGATARIYAGAGIVAGSEPEREYAETELKFRAVQDALTGSS